Below is a genomic region from Xiphophorus couchianus chromosome 9, X_couchianus-1.0, whole genome shotgun sequence.
aaaacagcagctggatAAAAATGGTCAGCAGTTAGGAAGTAAACATCTGCTGTTTATAACGAAACGCATCAGCTTCCTCACTCAGTCCGATGAAGATGAGGCGTCTGCAGGTCGTCGTCTTCCTCCTCGCTCTCAGCGGTGAGTCCCACTTTAATTCACTAAGatgatttattattgttatttcagTAAAGAAGGTTTCCATAGGAAACTCTTTAAACTGATTGTGAGTGGAAAATATTGAAGTTTCTCACACAGAATCTGCATggatcaataaaacaaaaagaaaaaaatgttttttgaatatCTGACAGTTTGTAGCACAAGTTacttagaaaaaatattattttcagttttaataattaGTAGGTTAATTCAGCAGGACTGCAATGTAAAGACGAGTCAATCAAAAATAACGGGATAATATAGAACATCTGTTATTTCGGACAAACAGAAatgatcttttttattttctttccttttgttttaaattttgttcaACTTATTTGCTGCCATTGGTGAAGTTACATAGTAAAAAACTaagaatatttctgatttatttagcctttcataaagaaaaaatttctctaaagtaatttattcttttttttaccttaattcTTTTGATAGTCattcattttatataatttttattaattttttcttatttctttgtattttggcATTTTGTTAGAAACTTTAATTCATTCACTTTTGTAACTcgatcttttctattttttctctgACGTACTTTTTTACGTTTTTTATCTTGATTATTTCTCAtatgttctgttttctgttttgattttcgGTCAGTTTGTTCCTCATTCGTCGGCGCCCAGCAGCAGTAAATCAGCCTCAGTGTTTCTGTTCTGCAGGTTTCCGGGCCGCCACCCTGCCGACCGTCCTGGTGGGAGTCGGGGAGGACGCCACGCTgcactgccccctgctggacggATCCAACGGTACCAGCAACTCGGCGGACCCAGCCACCCTAAGCTGGTACCGGAAGGCGGCGGGCGGCGGGCCGACGCTGCTGCTGAGCCTCAGCCCTGCTAACGGCTCCGTCGTCAGGTACGGCGACGGCGTCGGCCCGCAGAAAGTATCCGCCGCCGCTAACGGGTCGCTGGTGCTGCACGGGTCCGAACCGAGCGACTCGGCTGTTTATTACTGCGGTATCAGTCACGGCTCCGAGCAGAACAAGAACTCGACGCTGTAGAACCGCAGAGAGAACCGAAGCTGTGGGCTCATCGGTTCTGAAACGGATGATTTGAGTTCAGGAGAAACAAATATGGCGGGCAGACAACCTACTGGACCAATATGGCGACCtcaactgaagaaaaataacatcagtaaatataaaatgagtAGTTTTAGTAACTGATGTTAAAGTAAcaaagtttgtattttgttttcacttgtCCTTTTATATTTGGAACAAAGCAGGAATTATTTCCTTCCACATATTGGGGAAAGTTTGTTCTGTTCACAGAAATGGATCAAGAAGTTTCTAAATACAGAAATTTATGAAAATCAATCAGTTCACATGAAATTGGACTAATTTGCAAGAAGTAAATATGGTAGGCTAACTGCAACCAGGGACAACGAGGAATGCTAACATTAATCAGACATGCTAACATTAACCAGATATTTACCAGACATGCTAACATTAAGCAGAGATGCTAACATTATCCAGACATGCTAACATTAACCAGATATTTACCAGACATGCTAACATTAACCAGTCATGCTAACATTAACCAGACATGCCAACATTAACCAGAGATGCTAACATTAACCAGACATGCTAACATTAACCAGAGATGCTAACATTAACCGGACATGCTAACATTATCCAGACATGCTAACATTAACCAGACAGGCTAACATTAACCAGACATGCTAACATTAACCAGAGATGCTAACATTATCCAGAGATGCTAACATTATCCAGACATGCTAACATTAACCGGACATGCTAATTCTAACCAGGAACACAAACGCTAAATAAAACAACGTGGGGAACAATCAGTCAGAATATCTTTCAACACAGGAATCGTCCACAGatcacaaatgttttctaaatgctTTTTATAGGTgaaggatgatttttttttctcactccttgttttatttaacaaaattatgGGATGTATTTGGTGAAGGAAGCTGTATGTTTGATCTGTTAAGTTATTCCTtaatcctgaaataaaaatgtcttcactGTTTATGACCCTGATTCATAACatgttaataaatgtattaaacacttttttgttttcataatttcttcTTAAAGTCTCATGGTAAAAATaatgtccaaataaaataaaatacatttgttagCTTTTCCACTAGTAGAACagattaaattaatgttttgatgtattatttaaacttcatcactttttattaatctttcaTTATCAACACATCATGAACGTatataaaatgatataaataGTAAACTAAGgcaacaaaattttaaatcaggtcaagtcaaaattaatttttttttacactggataaaacaaagaatagaaagaaagtacaccctctaGGGTTTACTTATTAGGCCATAATGGAAATTATTTCATCGTTCTAAAATAATTCAccacaacacaaaaaacactgtaaaatgcaaaaactgtgaaaaactaaatacattCTTAATTTTTATCCCAGGATTTTGCTGTTAATCCAATACattgattaaattattattaatcgTTAATCTGATCAGCTCTATATGAGCCGTTTATGGTCAGTTTGCTAACTTGAAGCACAGATGGAAAGACATGAGCTCCAGttaaatatgttgtttattttactaaaatgcTCATGAAGGAGTTCAGATGAAATCTTTGAGAAATCGACGCATCTGGAGGGAAATTTGaaggttttcagcagcagattgTGGACATTAAACTATTTGAGTTCATTAATCTGGATGTGAAAAGTTGgatattaatttacatttatgagTGATTTGACAAAAGGAGATGTCTACATTTATGATTGTATTCTTGATTTGCACACATAGTTGGAATCTCAAGAATCTTAACTTTCCAATGATGTGAGAAACGTAAATATATAtggaaatgtcacaaaatataGTATAACATTAGTTTACATTATGAAGGCTAAAGGGTTAAACATTGTTACAGCTCATTAATCTTGAAAGTTTTAAGACAATGTATTCAAAAACTGGAACGAAGATGTTCTGtgtagaagaaaataaaacggtggaaaaagttaaagtatttttcttttgttcaccATCATAAATCTCCACTTTTGTCACAAAAACGCCAAAATCAGATAAACGGGGAAGCAGAACtaatacaacaaaaaagttttaaatgtatttttatatttaaattttatatttatagaaaaagGTTTGAATTTTCTAAATGGTTTTTGAcagtttgaaagaaaaccaattttatttttgtttccttcgGTTCAATCGACAACATGAGTGAgaaaatttcctgtttttcttcctgcagcaaccgacagaaccaacagaaccaacagaaccaacgGTCCATCTGATCCCAGAGCGGGCCGTCTCCTCTGGAGACCGCCCAGGTTCTGCTCCAACGCTTTCTGACGGTTCTGTTTCCCAGAACCAAACCGCTTCCCGACCTCACTGAGGAGCGGCGGCGGCAGGTAGCGTATCCACGGCAACCGGCTTCTCAggtaaaaatgtcaatatttaaCAACACAGTCAGCAGAATGTACAGAAAACTAGAATAGTTTCTATTGTTAGATAAAAACATTCTCTTTATgtcctttaatattttaaatgaatctttaatgagttttattaGTAAACTCAggttaaaacattaaactgtttagtcacaataatttaaaacaataacttgGTTTAATGCAAAAAGACAGTTATTGAAaggaaaattatgtttaatttattctagATGGAgcctgtatttttgttttcttcaactttagtaaaaatattcatgatGTTCCAAATTACTATTGTCtggtttaattgtttttaaatacttttgaaagatGTTCTTAAGTAATTTTATATGATTAGATATTATTTACACTTTTACCTACCAGAGTCCAGTCCCAGTAACCTAAATGggagttttaaaaatctgactggaaaatgttttatttttatttaacatattcgttaatgttttcagaaaacacTGGGCTGCTTCTCATCCTTACAGGTGAAATATATCAAATACATGAAACTCCTGGCTTTTAATCTACAGTCAAATCTTTTTTCTGTTGAGCTTTAACTGATAAATGTCTCCCAAATGACCAAAATAACTTTTGAAGTATTTATGGATTAggaacactgaaaaaacacaaaatcttaccaagtaattttggtcaagtttctaatgaaaatatcttagtacacctgaaataagacaaaacttttcagcaagaaatagaaaaatgttttaagtaaataatttcttaatattgatgaaaaatatccatttgcagataatttcacttataaaatgggaaaaaagtttttacaggggaaataatttacttaaaacaagtttataaatttaactaaaatatCACTTATAAGTCATTTTTGTCTTCAAgtataataagatatttacactagaaactagaccaaaaatacttgggaaatgtttgtttttcagtgaacaaGCCTGGAAATTACTATTTGTCAGACTTTGGCGTCCTTCTATACTGATGATGGTgttattatacatttttgtccgtcgttaaaaataagacatttttcccatgttataagttacttgtaagttattttgtCTAAGgtattttcactaaaaactagaccaaaattacttggtgaagttttgtgtttttgcagtgaatgagGTTTGAACATGAATAATTTCACTCTGAGTGAAACTAAACCGTTTTATGATCATATCTGGATCTGAAATCCTCATTTGTCTCGTCTGACAGGAGGAAGGTCATCAGGATGAAGGTCGTCTTCGTCTTTCTTCTCTGGTGAGGCTCCACAGGTTGATGAAGTTCTGCTGTGGTCAACCTGTGGAATAATCCTTTACCTCCTGGTTCTGAAGGTGCTGGACGGTTCAGTCAGAGCCCGACCGACGGTCGGTCCGTTTCTCCATGGTGTTCAGCGATGGAACTCACCTGCTGGTCGACGTCACGAGAGAAACGACGAATTTCCTTCCTCTGAGAAACACGACAGCAGGTACGGAAACCAATAACAAttcaaaaacactaaaatattagctagtattttaattaattcatgtatcttagttcacttgaaataagacaaaattcacaagtaacttttcagcaagacataggagaATGCTTTAAGTcaatcatttcttaatattgatgaaaaagcaaaagatcGACTAGCagacatttatattttacaaaatatttatccaCTTTAATagggaaataatctgtcaattgAACTAGAACTGAACTTAATGCTAATTAGGAAAATATTATCTATAAATACATAACCTAGAATCGGCTCTAGGCGTTCCTCAGGGTTCAGCACTTGGCCcactgttattttaaacaacattaatCATTACTGTGAGGATTTTATTGGACTATAGTAATTTTGTTACTATGGTTATAAACTGTTGTTAACTAACGGTGAAATGAACCATTTCATTTACAGTGAAATgcactgtaaaagaaaatctaatctaaactaactcaaaagtaacttttagaaaagacataaaaggttgttttaagtcaataattccttgatatattaaatagttttagttccactggcagattatttcacttattaaaaaatattttacccactttaatagtgaaataatctgccagtggatctagaatcattgacttaaaacaagattctgtttcttgctgaaaactttcattttgtcttatttcaagtgtacaaagtaattttcactagaaactagacaaaaatacatggtaagatttttttacagtgcaactCCTTTGTCCATGTCGGTTTATCTTTACTTAGCAGCAGTTTATAACCACAgtaacaaattaattatttctttgtgtATATAGTCCAAATATTGTCCAATAAAATCCTCACAGTAATGattgttaattaaaaattattgaaCCTTGAGGAACACCTGCAgcagattttagtttgtttggttgatgtttctccattttctcagactattttgttgaaaacGGTTTAAAAAGAACTCCCCCCACGTCTTCAGGTCCGTCCATTCAGATTTTAACGTCCAAACGTTCCTCAGAGGATCCAGAGTCGCCTCGCCTGCTGGTCTGCCTCCTGAAGGGACTGACCTCGCCCTGGCAGCAGGTCCTCTGGTGGATCGATGACACGCCGGTGACATCAGCAGGTGCTAAGGGGCCTTGGATGAAGTCAGACTGGGGCTACAGCGCCACCTCAGTGTGGGAGGTGTCAGCTGCAGCCTGGAAGTCCTGGTCTTCCTACTGGTGTGGAACGATCCAAAATGGAGGAGTTTATAGACAGAGAGTCTGCTCAGaggactgactgctactggattTCACTGCTAGCTGCTATCTTcttaaatctgaaattattaACTGTGTGGATTAGACGATAGATTCAACATAAAGTggagttttaaatttttacttatcaggaaataataaaaatgatctggtTTTTACTAAGTTCTGAACTAatttcagcagcaaaaacacaaaagattaCAGAGAAACCCCAAGGTTCCCAAATCCAGGGGCTGAAAAACAATCCCCAATCACCATACTTCCACCACCGAGCATAACGGCTGGTATGTGTCCTGAAATGTTGTGTTTGGGTTTCTATAAACATGCCACTAACTTATCTGAAactgagacattgttttgctctGACTGTATATGATGTCATGGGAAAGaacagcaataatatttttttttggatgtgaataaactgaactgatgGTGTTTGACTGGAGAAAGAACCCGAGAAGCAAAGAGGTGATTTCTATCAGCTAATCTTTACTTTTACACCTGAAACATCCTGCAGGATTCAAACCTTCTGCTCCTATTATTTCATCTGATATGACCAACAGAAGGTAAATAATACATGCAGAGATACACATGTAACAGCTGACACTGTTACACTGCCACTTATATGCGTGTCATTCTTcagatttgaaaagaaatgtacattttactcatcaaacacaaaacaaacagtgtttaCAGTTTAGCCCCGTTTGGTCGAtagaagcaaaaatattcatgtttttacagAAGAGTATAGATGTTGGTCTAATATACAGTAACATGCTTTGACTGGGTTTGGTTTACACACACAGACGTACCTGTTCAGGTTCATGCAGCGGTGACACAAACAGGTTCTGTTCTCACCGGGAGTTTTAAAGAGGAACCGAACCGAAAACATCCAACTTTATGACCTAAAGCTGTTCAGGAGGTTAAACTGCGActgaaacatgaaataaaaacatcttcatcAGAGCGAAGAGCAACCAGAGAACACTGATCCCTTTCAGATGATTTagttcagacatttttagacTTTAATTTACTTTCTGGTCATAAGATTCTGCAGCCAACAGAGTCCTGATTCTGTAGCTGTTGCCTTTTACAGAAactttctggtttttttttttctcatatggTGACGActgtttggtcatttttattttttaaaccaaagcttaaaagaaaacatttttaacgcCTTTGGGGAAATGTGAGTGTGGAGGTTTGGttcctctttaaataaaaagtttgtccTTTCATGGCAGGTTTATATACGGTAGCTGAGACAGAATCAAACagaataatatgaataaaaaataaaacagagatatTTTCCATTTGGAGTCGTCTTTCAGTAGGTTAACGGCTGTGGTTTCATAAAGAGGGAACTGATGCTGCTGAGCGAAAAACtgcatgaaattaaaatgacagtGATATCTTTTAACAGATCACCCAATTAGAGGACAGCTTGTCCTCCTGACCAATCAGATTGCAGCAGCTGTATCATGATGTGCCAAACAAACATGTCCGCCGGATGCAGAACAAACGAAAAACATTCCTCACATTCACACAAGCAGCGCTGATTAATACTGTCAATAATATATAATCAAAATCAAAGAGATTATTGGGTGATAAGCAGTTGCTCCCAGTTAGCTGAAGCTAAGGTTGAGGTGGTGAAATCAATGAAAAGGCCTGCCGGTTCTCTGCATTGCTGCATCTTCTCATATTGTTTTGCCTTTTCAGGTGGGGCTGCATTACAGACACCTACAGAAGAGGAGGAAGCACAAATCATGACCGCTTGTCTGTTTGCATCCTTGTgagtaaaaattttattaaaaataaagttggctttaaatattttgcttttggtGAAGAATAATCAGGTCCAAGTTTGAAGAGTCAaagtgttgatgtttttatactAGAGCAAATTTAAGATGGTCAAGGAAGTGAAAGCTTAGGtggaatcagccaatcagaaactgcaattaaaagccaagttcagtaaaattttatgtttatacagtatttttatgCTTGGTGTTGCATTGGATTACAGTAAATCCATTCAAAAGAACATGTGAATGCATCTAATGTCTGACACTTACAGATATTGTATCTCAACCATCCTAGGCATGTTAGATGTTAGCCTATCTGAGGCTAATGCTAGCCTATCAGTGCTAACAGCCAGCAGAGGAAGCAGGTCATCCAGTCTGTGACCAGACGAGGCCTGATGGTCCCCAGAACCTCCAAAGCTAAACAAGTAAATACTCGCTCTTATTAGCCAGCACTGGCCGCTCAGTTACCATCGTTAATCAGATCAGTAGCTAGCTTCACAATGAATATAGCCAACTTCGACACCATGTAGCCACTGCTGGGTGTGCaatattcttcattttttagACCTCAGTTATGGTTGCCACTGAAGTAAAGACCTGCATGTACTCCACATGAACAGAGGAATGTGTTCCCTCTCAGCCTGACCTGCTACCCTAAATATTCAACCAGGACTTTGATTTGCTGCCACCACAATGGTAAACCTCCAGCAATGCACCATGGGAGTTTTATCAAGGCTCAAAACAATCGGGAAACTCCCACTTTCAATTATGTGCAGCAACACTGTTCTCCAGGAAACCATTCAtgttctcattttgttttttaatgtagttttaatCTGATGTGTAGGTGACCTAAGAAATATGATTGGATTGgatattttgtcatgttcaaCATAACCTTCaacatataattttttaaaatataactttgtCCATGATATGATAGCTAAAATAGTAATTTAACTTTCCTCCAGTCAGAGAATACtacaactttttaaagtcatatttaatgaAGCCTTCATcatataatattttttcataactgTTTAGGTTGTCCATGATATGCTAGCTAAAAACCATTTTAGCTATAATGCTAATTTTAGCCTTCCTCCAGTCAGTGAATACTACAGCTTTTTAAAGTCCTGTTCAATATAGAacttttttataaaactgtttagcttgtagctaaaaaaaaacactttaactaGAATACACATTTTAGCTAAAGTCAAGTTAAGCAGAGCCTTCACACCGCCAATGTTGACGCCAGTGTTAGCTAAACACAGGCGCTAAAATACTAGTTTTAGCATAATGCTAACTTTAGATAAATTTGCTTGATAAAGCTCAACTGCCGTGATCTACTCTGCTGTAACCCCACTGAAAGATGCTCAAATGATATGGTGATATTTGGACTGTCTTAGCCACCGTACATAACAAAGTGCAGGTTCAGGTTAGTCTGTTTGCCtttctaatcattttctttctggaGCATTCTGCATCACTGGTTTTACTCTGGAAGCCCCTGTACAAAAACGAGGTAGAGCGTGTGGTCTCAGATCCGATGAAAGGGTTTGATTTtcagcaaacattacatttttgtcttttctgggGAAAGTTTTGAATACTGAACATTTCTGTGCTCACGTTGAGCATAAAGATGTCAGTAATAACTGGTCTAAAACCAAACTACAGTATGTACAGTGCAAACAGGAGCATCGATATCGCTGATAAAGTGTAAACAACACGTTTTACGAAGCTCACAAACACGATTTACCTACCAGGACGCTACAAACTGGAGCTACACGATCAAGTCATGCAGCTGCAGAGTTGAGTCTGCAGGCGTCTTCAGTAGAGTAGAAACGATTAGAAAAAAAGTCCCGCTTCTTTTTTCAACATAAGTCTGAATGCGCATGCTCCGACGCTGGAAATCTCCAGAAATCCAGCAGCTCTCCTTGTTCCTCCATTTTAATGAGATACAATCAGTCCACCATGTTCAggcaggagaggaagaggagcgaaAATAACTCTGTATGTagagttaaacattttaaggaaatgttttttagatTAACCGTTTATCTGagatgtttgtgttcagttaaGAGCGCAGGAGAAAGTTATTCctgttttttagtttagttttctttactCCGATATTATAGTTTGGTCGCTTTTTCTAAGCTAAACACTTAAATGAAAACCGTAAAGCTTCAACCGTCAAGCCGTCACCATGGTGACAGCCCGGCGTCTTCTTCTTATGTTTAATGGCGGTGGAGAAGGAGctttaccgccacctactgaaCTGGAGTGTGAACAGGAGGtaaaggggaaagaaaaactaatactGTAAAATCAGCTTAATAATTCAACTAAATTCTCTTTAGTAAAAACAGCTCGGCTTTAAAAAGCAATTTAGCTTCcaattgatatatttttatttccttggCAACCATTCCTGTTTGTCAAGCAAACGGAAAAGACTGTTTCCGTTTGCTTCCACTCGTCAAAGGCAGGAAAGTTGACAAACTCTggcttttaatgatttaaaaatttggagcagaaattttaattaatttattttttcaaatgaacaaaGGCCTAAAGGTAAAAATACACGTCCATTATGACTTTACTGGTTTTTCTGGCAAAAAAAGAAGGtctttttaagcatttaatggACGCTTGTACCAATTCTAACATGTTTTAGGGATTATTAacttaaatgtgtttctgtgtctcattttcagccttatttTTGCTGAAACAAGGTGAGACTCAGTAACTTCTATATTATAAATGAGCATGCTTTATAAAATCTACTGTGTAGTCGtttcattcaaaattaaataaaatatactgttATTATTAACACACCAtcaaatatgtacatttatccatgaaataaagctaaataaatatagatttacatttattttgttaatctcagattaatttatttaacaaaataaaaccccatCAATAAATAAGTAACCTATGATtaacaaaataagttttttcttattttttcatttcatggGGACATTCATCTATTTGATACAGTATTTATGaatttttactaattttaacattttagttcATTAAATTGTAAATGAAGCATTCATTAATATACTTTCTAACATGAGTGtatgcaaatgttttaattaaaaacaaaattagttttCACCATAATTTCAGTAACTGGtttgaattcagtttttttggacttatttattcataattttgttttgtagctCAAACCTGACCTGACCGATGGTTTAATGCATTAGTAGAGTTAAACCAGAtataattgtgtatttttgccTCCAGCTCTCAACTGAACACATTCACGAGAGTAAACATCTAAATCAGTCTGTGTTTGCCTATAAATGCTGAACGTCTCCTGTAAAGTAGTCAGAAACTAAAGATCGTTGAGTTTGTTAGCGTTTCCAAACACGCGGTCCTGCAGCCGGAGAACGGTACAATCAGATAAGCAAAGTGgaagtttttcttaaatgagATCCAAACTCTCTGGACATTAACAGGAAGAGCCAGAAAACTGAAGTCCAGAGGCCTGCTGTCTTTtacattaatgtttttacaggaaaataTACTCTGAAACCCTTTTTTTATCACCCAGATCTTCAATCTGAGCCGGAAAGTGTGAAAAATAGCTCAACCTCCATTTTCTCCTTATCTCCAGGTTTACATTCATTCCAGGAATCCGCCACAAAAATCCTTATTTATGCTTAAATATGCCTCCAGTCATGTCTGATATTAGCTCTTTTGGCTTCTTTCAGTCCTCCACACCAACCACCTGCTTTAGCTTCGCTGTTAGCTAACTAGCCAAA
It encodes:
- the LOC114150795 gene encoding uncharacterized protein LOC114150795 isoform X1, with the protein product MKVVFVFLLWCWTVQSEPDRRSVRFSMVFSDGTHLLVDVTRETTNFLPLRNTTAGPSIQILTSKRSSEDPESPRLLVCLLKGLTSPWQQVLWWIDDTPVTSAGAKGPWMKSDWGYSATSVWEVSAAAWKSWSSYWCGTIQNGGVYRQRVCSED
- the LOC114150795 gene encoding immunoglobulin lambda variable 9-49 isoform X2, whose translation is MKMRRLQVVVFLLALSGFRAATLPTVLVGVGEDATLHCPLLDGSNGTSNSADPATLSWYRKAAGGGPTLLLSLSPANGSVVRYGDGVGPQKVSAAANGSLVLHGSEPSDSAVYYCGISHGSEQNKNSTL